GTGACATTTGTTCGGAGCGCCGCGGGGTAAGCTGCCAGTCGCCGCGACGATGGCGATGCATTGCCATCGTCGAGTCGCGGCGGCGCCGCAGATTGCCCCGCGCCGCCCGAACCCGAAGGGCGCCCGCACATTGCGAACGATGGCGGCGTTGCGTCGCGGGCCCGATGCAAACGGCATCTGCTCCCGCGACGCGTCTGGCCATCCTCCGCAAGCCGCAGGCGCAAATGGCACCGTATTTCCGGGGAGGGGCACTTAGCTCCGTCCGCGAAATGCTCGAACGGCGTCGACCACCAACAGCGGGTCGAAGGGCTTTCGGAAGACCGCGACGACGTTCATATCGGGGAAATCGCTGATCGTCTTGTCGGCCCCCGTGATCACGAGCACCGGAATCCGCGCGAGCTCCGGATCGATCCGGCGCATCTTCAGGAAGCCGCTCCCGTCGATCAAGGGAAGGTTCAGATCGAGCACGATGGCGCAGGGGCGAAGTCCTTCGTTGAAACGGTCGATCGCCTCGGCGCCATTGCCCGCGCCGACGGCCGGGATTCCCTCGAGCGCCATCATCTCGATGAGCGCCGAGCAGGAGTCCCCGTCGTCTTCGACAACGAGCACGGGCTTTCCCGGAGACATTGAAGGCAACAGAGTAGCACTTTGCGTGTCCCCGAAATCGGGGACCGGCGATGAGAACCGGTGAGCGATGGAGCGCGAGGGCTGGATTCCGGTCCGGATCGAGTGCCGGTGCGGCGAGATCTTCGTCGTGCGGGTCGAGCCGCGCCCGCGCCACGAGATCGTGCCCGACTTCTCCTGCCCGTGCGGCACGGCGGACGCGGTCGAGGG
The Thermoanaerobaculia bacterium DNA segment above includes these coding regions:
- a CDS encoding response regulator: MLVVEDDGDSCSALIEMMALEGIPAVGAGNGAEAIDRFNEGLRPCAIVLDLNLPLIDGSGFLKMRRIDPELARIPVLVITGADKTISDFPDMNVVAVFRKPFDPLLVVDAVRAFRGRS